One region of Mucilaginibacter gotjawali genomic DNA includes:
- a CDS encoding ATP-binding cassette domain-containing protein, with amino-acid sequence MQPDILKVDSVQLSFNDRKILQDVFLQCRRGEIVGLLGRNGSGKSSLLKIIFGSLIPSYKYVSINDEYIYSGYADGRIAYLPQHNYLPHGIKISALARTMIDKLFWEEFADQQIYQKHHHKTVGQLSGGELRMLETLMIIYNKADFILLDEPFTHISPVQTEYFKPVIKACAKRKGIIITDHQYYNVLDVSDKLIVLENGCTKPINHVDELITYHYISGIK; translated from the coding sequence ATGCAGCCGGACATTTTAAAAGTTGATAGTGTGCAGCTATCATTTAATGACAGGAAAATTTTGCAGGATGTGTTTCTTCAATGCAGGCGGGGCGAAATTGTGGGGCTGCTGGGTCGCAATGGCTCGGGTAAATCATCATTACTAAAGATAATTTTTGGTTCGCTCATCCCTTCCTATAAATACGTAAGTATCAACGACGAATACATTTATAGCGGTTACGCCGATGGGCGGATCGCTTATTTGCCCCAGCATAATTACCTGCCCCATGGCATTAAGATCAGCGCGTTAGCCAGAACGATGATCGACAAACTGTTTTGGGAAGAATTTGCCGATCAGCAAATCTATCAAAAACATCACCATAAAACAGTGGGGCAACTATCAGGCGGAGAGTTAAGAATGCTGGAAACCTTAATGATCATCTACAATAAAGCAGATTTTATATTGCTCGACGAACCATTTACCCATATTTCGCCGGTACAAACTGAATACTTTAAGCCGGTAATAAAGGCCTGCGCCAAAAGAAAAGGCATCATCATCACCGACCATCAATATTACAATGTGCTGGACGTAAGTGACAAACTTATTGTTTTGGAAAATGGCTGTACCAAACCAATTAATCATGTTGATGAATTAATTACTTACCATTATATTAGCGGTATAAAATAA
- a CDS encoding PhzF family phenazine biosynthesis protein has protein sequence MTIPIYQADAFTDQLFGGNPAAICPLDNWLPDEIMQKIAIENNLAETAFFVKNETGYKLRWFTPEYEIDLCGHATLASAHILFSELGFAGDEIHFETVKAGVLTVKKDGDKYSMDFPSRPPIHIEPPIGLVEALGEKQPLEVLRSRDYFLVYESEDDIKDISPDFYALSKMDTVGVIVTAKGDKADFVSRFFAPGAGIPEDPVTGSAHCNLIPYWADKLGKDKLHAYQLSARKGELWCELHGDRVLISGKAVTYLRGEIGF, from the coding sequence ATGACGATTCCGATATACCAGGCTGATGCCTTTACCGATCAACTTTTTGGCGGCAACCCTGCGGCTATTTGTCCGCTGGATAATTGGCTGCCGGATGAAATCATGCAAAAAATTGCGATAGAAAATAACCTTGCTGAGACCGCTTTTTTTGTAAAAAATGAGACAGGGTACAAACTGAGGTGGTTTACGCCGGAATATGAGATTGATTTGTGCGGCCATGCCACCTTAGCTTCGGCCCATATTTTATTTAGCGAATTGGGTTTTGCAGGTGATGAAATTCATTTTGAAACGGTAAAGGCGGGCGTATTGACGGTGAAAAAGGACGGTGATAAATATTCGATGGATTTTCCTTCCAGGCCGCCGATCCACATTGAACCGCCTATAGGGCTGGTAGAGGCCCTGGGAGAAAAGCAACCGCTGGAAGTTTTACGGTCGAGGGATTATTTTTTGGTTTACGAATCGGAAGATGATATTAAGGATATATCGCCTGATTTTTATGCGCTGTCAAAAATGGATACGGTTGGCGTAATTGTAACGGCAAAAGGTGATAAAGCAGACTTTGTATCGCGTTTTTTTGCGCCGGGCGCGGGTATTCCTGAAGATCCGGTAACCGGTTCGGCACATTGCAACCTGATACCTTACTGGGCCGATAAACTGGGTAAGGATAAGTTGCATGCCTACCAGCTTTCTGCCCGTAAAGGCGAGCTATGGTGCGAACTGCATGGCGACAGGGTCCTGATCAGCGGCAAGGCGGTGACGTATTTGAGGGGGGAGATTGGTTTTTGA
- a CDS encoding NAD(P)-dependent oxidoreductase: protein MKIAIFGASGRIGSRIVNEALNRGHAVTAIARHPENYTFEHPHLRVARGNLFDTQDVEAAVFDHDAVVCAYNFTRGAQPSTFSEITTPLLNGLKQAGVKRLLIVGGAGSLEVSPGVQLVDTPDFPPAYKAAALAHREALKIYQQEKDIEWTYFSPAAEIVPGERTGKFRTGKDQLITGADGHSWISMEDYAVAAIDELETPLHARERFTVGY from the coding sequence ATGAAGATAGCAATATTTGGAGCAAGCGGCCGCATTGGCAGCCGGATTGTAAACGAAGCACTCAACCGCGGGCATGCGGTTACGGCCATAGCCCGCCATCCTGAAAATTACACATTTGAGCATCCACACCTGCGGGTTGCCCGGGGCAACCTGTTTGATACGCAGGATGTAGAAGCTGCGGTATTTGACCATGACGCTGTGGTATGCGCCTATAATTTTACCCGTGGCGCGCAGCCGTCTACTTTTTCGGAAATCACAACACCATTATTGAACGGGCTGAAACAGGCCGGCGTAAAACGATTATTGATAGTGGGCGGCGCAGGGAGCCTGGAAGTGTCACCAGGTGTTCAACTGGTTGATACGCCGGATTTTCCGCCTGCATATAAAGCCGCGGCATTAGCGCACCGGGAAGCATTAAAAATATACCAGCAGGAAAAGGATATAGAATGGACCTATTTTAGCCCGGCTGCTGAAATCGTTCCGGGTGAGCGAACCGGAAAATTCCGCACAGGAAAAGATCAACTGATCACCGGCGCCGACGGCCATAGCTGGATCTCGATGGAAGATTATGCAGTGGCGGCTATTGATGAGCTGGAAACCCCGCTGCATGCCAGGGAGAGGTTTACAGTAGGGTATTAA
- the smc gene encoding chromosome segregation protein SMC — MQLTRLEIKGFKSFGDKITINFNEGITAIVGPNGCGKSNVVDAIRWVLGEQSTRMLRSEKMDNVIFNGTKSRKAANLAEVSLTFDNTKNILPTDFTTVTLTRRLYRTGESEYRLNDVQCRLKDITDLFLDTGIGADSYSIIELKMIDEIITNKEGSRRNLFEEASGISKYKLRKKQTFNKLKDTEADLERVEDLLFEIEKNLKTLENQAKKTERYYRLKEQYKSLSVMLASFRIASFSESLGRIEEQEQKHRVGKSGIVTRIDSLEAVLQQEKLDSLTKEKNLSTQQKATNEYVSRIRAYESEKKIKNEQLKYQQDKEARLADELEKDKSQLNHVLYNIKRLSEEKAQEDENLENIRLRVADLKAAVDELREKQAAGRNELNELTGINTRLQNQVYKTEKDLDILQIQQQALEQESQRNMEDTTNKEAELSHFNEVVAGLEVRVETAELDYRQAVDFENNLQGQIRGIEDEIKTLQENIIREGRKLDARQNEYNLTKSMVDNLEGFPESIRFLKKNTDWSKNAPLFSDILFCREEYRVAIENYLEPLMNHYVVETYNDAIRGINLLSSATQGRAQFFVLSSYEAQAPSKSPPVGETLENEVIKALPAGEGLGGAAIPALNVIEVDKHYQPLCDHLLKNVYLIDDHNEQALNNAELQPGVVLIGKSGKFNKSRYAMAGGSVGLFEGKRIGRAKNLDALLKVIKLIDIELTGFKSRFEELESNLSVLKKSGKAAEIKQKEHELNLLNTELVTVKTRQEQYQTFIENSLNRKEDIARKIESIKAEKLVLQPQLEELKEQKQNQNELLVEKQGEFNELNEYVSVQSNTYNQENIRFHQQQNKVSGLIKDLDYRETQQESLDVRIKQNSAELEKVKIAIQENLQMADNSDDDLIEMYSQKEELEKATRQAEQEYYEWRGKITETENEITALRRQKDNAEVIENELKDERNNLKLELNALKERLSVEFNVDIHELPETEMGGGEDEQEIRDKTEKLKKQLDDFGAINPMAVEAYNEMNERYTFIQAQKKDLSDAKASLLATIQEIDDTAKEKFMSSFVLVRENFIKVFRSLFNEEDSCDLILTDPQHPLESDIDIVAKPKGKRPLSINQLSGGEKTLTATAILFSLYLLKPAPFCIFDEVDAPLDDTNIDKFNNIIRKFSSESQFIVISHNKRTIASTDIIYGVTMVEQGISRVVPVDLRELVD; from the coding sequence ATGCAGCTTACCCGGTTAGAAATCAAAGGTTTCAAGAGCTTTGGCGATAAAATTACCATCAACTTTAACGAAGGTATTACTGCTATTGTGGGGCCAAATGGTTGCGGCAAATCAAATGTAGTGGATGCTATCCGCTGGGTGCTGGGCGAGCAGAGTACGCGGATGCTCCGCTCCGAGAAAATGGACAACGTGATATTTAACGGCACCAAAAGCCGTAAAGCCGCTAACCTGGCCGAAGTATCGCTCACCTTCGATAATACCAAAAATATTTTACCCACTGATTTCACCACGGTAACACTCACCCGAAGGCTTTATCGTACAGGTGAAAGTGAGTACCGGTTAAATGATGTACAGTGCAGGTTGAAGGACATAACCGATCTGTTCCTGGATACGGGTATCGGCGCCGATTCGTATTCGATCATCGAACTAAAAATGATCGATGAGATCATCACCAATAAAGAAGGATCCCGCCGGAATTTGTTCGAAGAGGCATCGGGAATCTCCAAGTATAAACTTCGCAAAAAGCAAACTTTTAATAAGTTAAAAGACACTGAGGCCGACCTTGAAAGGGTAGAGGACCTGCTTTTTGAAATAGAGAAGAACCTGAAGACGCTGGAGAACCAGGCAAAAAAAACCGAGAGGTATTACCGGCTTAAGGAACAATATAAATCGTTGAGCGTAATGCTGGCTTCGTTCAGGATCGCTTCGTTTAGCGAGTCTCTGGGCCGGATTGAGGAGCAGGAACAAAAACACCGGGTGGGTAAATCGGGCATAGTGACCCGGATTGATAGCCTGGAGGCGGTTTTACAGCAGGAAAAACTGGATAGCCTCACCAAAGAAAAAAACCTGTCTACCCAACAAAAGGCCACCAACGAATATGTTAGTAGAATAAGGGCATACGAAAGCGAAAAGAAGATAAAAAACGAACAGCTAAAATATCAGCAGGATAAAGAAGCCCGTTTGGCAGATGAGTTGGAAAAAGATAAAAGCCAGCTGAACCACGTTTTGTATAATATAAAACGCCTGTCAGAAGAAAAAGCACAGGAGGACGAAAATCTGGAAAATATCCGGCTCCGTGTTGCGGACCTGAAAGCAGCTGTTGATGAGTTGCGGGAGAAACAGGCGGCTGGCCGGAATGAATTGAACGAACTGACCGGCATCAATACAAGGCTGCAAAACCAGGTTTATAAAACCGAAAAAGATCTTGATATCTTACAAATTCAGCAGCAGGCGCTTGAACAGGAGAGCCAGCGGAATATGGAGGATACCACCAATAAGGAGGCCGAACTTTCGCATTTTAATGAAGTGGTAGCAGGGCTGGAAGTTAGGGTTGAAACCGCCGAACTGGATTACCGCCAGGCAGTCGACTTTGAAAATAATTTACAGGGACAGATCCGGGGTATTGAGGACGAGATTAAGACGCTGCAGGAAAATATCATCAGGGAAGGCCGGAAGCTGGATGCCCGGCAGAATGAATATAACCTTACCAAAAGTATGGTGGATAACCTGGAAGGTTTCCCTGAGTCCATCCGCTTTTTAAAGAAAAATACAGACTGGTCGAAAAACGCGCCCTTATTCAGTGATATTTTATTTTGCCGTGAAGAGTACCGGGTAGCCATTGAAAACTACCTGGAACCTTTGATGAACCATTATGTGGTAGAGACCTATAATGATGCCATCAGGGGGATAAATTTATTGAGCAGCGCAACGCAAGGGCGGGCTCAGTTTTTTGTGCTGAGCAGCTACGAGGCCCAGGCCCCCTCTAAATCTCCCCCGGTAGGGGAGACTTTAGAAAATGAAGTTATTAAAGCCCTCCCTGCCGGGGAGGGTTTGGGTGGGGCTGCCATTCCAGCTTTAAATGTTATTGAGGTAGATAAACATTACCAGCCGCTATGCGATCACCTATTAAAGAATGTTTACCTTATAGATGACCATAACGAGCAGGCGCTTAATAATGCTGAATTGCAGCCGGGCGTGGTGCTCATCGGTAAAAGCGGCAAGTTTAATAAATCAAGATACGCCATGGCAGGCGGCTCTGTTGGTTTGTTTGAAGGTAAGCGTATCGGCAGGGCAAAAAACCTGGATGCGCTTTTGAAAGTAATAAAACTGATTGATATTGAGTTGACAGGCTTTAAAAGCAGGTTTGAAGAATTGGAAAGCAACTTATCAGTTCTGAAGAAATCGGGCAAAGCCGCGGAGATCAAACAAAAGGAGCATGAGCTGAACCTGCTGAATACCGAATTGGTAACCGTAAAAACCCGGCAGGAACAATACCAGACCTTTATTGAAAACAGCCTTAACCGAAAGGAAGATATCGCCCGGAAAATAGAAAGCATTAAGGCCGAAAAACTTGTTCTTCAACCACAACTGGAAGAATTGAAGGAACAAAAGCAAAATCAAAATGAGTTGCTGGTTGAAAAGCAGGGTGAATTTAATGAGCTGAACGAGTACGTTTCGGTACAATCAAATACCTATAACCAGGAAAATATCCGCTTCCATCAGCAGCAAAATAAAGTATCAGGGTTAATAAAGGACCTTGATTACCGCGAAACACAGCAGGAGAGCCTTGATGTGCGCATCAAGCAAAATAGTGCTGAACTGGAGAAAGTAAAAATTGCGATCCAGGAGAATTTGCAGATGGCGGATAATTCCGACGACGACCTGATCGAAATGTATTCGCAAAAGGAGGAGCTTGAAAAAGCCACCCGGCAGGCCGAGCAGGAATATTATGAATGGCGCGGTAAAATAACCGAGACAGAAAATGAAATAACTGCCCTCCGGCGGCAAAAAGACAACGCGGAAGTTATTGAAAATGAACTAAAGGACGAACGCAATAACCTTAAGCTGGAGCTGAATGCTTTAAAAGAAAGGTTGTCGGTTGAGTTTAACGTGGATATACATGAATTGCCGGAAACTGAAATGGGCGGGGGGGAAGACGAGCAGGAGATCCGCGACAAAACAGAAAAGCTAAAGAAACAGCTGGATGATTTTGGGGCCATCAACCCGATGGCGGTTGAAGCCTATAACGAAATGAACGAACGTTATACCTTTATCCAGGCGCAGAAAAAAGATTTGAGTGATGCCAAGGCGTCGTTACTGGCTACGATACAGGAAATTGATGATACAGCGAAGGAAAAGTTCATGTCTTCATTTGTCCTGGTACGCGAGAACTTTATAAAAGTTTTCCGTTCGCTGTTTAATGAGGAAGATTCCTGCGACCTGATCCTTACCGACCCTCAACACCCCCTTGAATCAGATATTGACATTGTTGCCAAGCCGAAGGGGAAAAGGCCTTTATCCATTAATCAATTATCGGGCGGGGAGAAAACACTGACGGCTACCGCTATCCTGTTTTCGCTCTACCTGTTAAAACCTGCTCCGTTCTGTATTTTTGATGAGGTTGATGCCCCGCTGGATGATACCAATATCGATAAGTTTAATAACATCATAAGGAAATTTTCTAGCGAATCGCAATTCATCGTTATATCTCATAACAAACGGACTATTGCCAGTACCGATATTATTTACGGCGTAACCATGGTTGAACAGGGGATATCAAGGGTAGTGCCTGTTGACCTGAGGGAGCTGGTGGATTAA
- a CDS encoding S41 family peptidase yields MKKIFYAALIISVSLIAACKKSSNSKTNTNPTEPSKIGTTLQLVQDSVWLYAKEDYLWFDQLPSYANFGPRTFTDPDALTALTKELDALSQYAINPATGAAYEKSLYSAGTAKYSFIDDGSESAALNGVKGDFGFDVQYNQWNDLRVEFAYAGSPAGIAGIHRGDMITSINGSTKITYDSGTYGDGSGTNLNFVSNAIYNSKTITLGLTRTNGTTYTASLNTGNYNVNPILKDTVVTDSAGHKVGYIVFNSFVSDAVADPLLNAAFADFATAGISDLVVDLRYNGGGYVSTAEHIDNLLVPSAKTGSLMYNTYYNSNLVAGNDPLLHNQWRSGTPDYNYAQFSYTVADNAVNFAKVGSLNINRVFFIITGQTASASELTINNLRPEMDVQLIGEQSYGKPVGFFDIDINKYIMFTPEFSVQNSAGQGGYYQGFTPGTGGYAGVNDYDDLTKDWGDPTEGLLADALRYTYKSTYIKPAGAVKNRGLSQVSFAAAAPKRNLLNKHKFIGMIGKKTSLLNILKRNK; encoded by the coding sequence ATGAAAAAAATATTTTACGCAGCCCTCATCATTTCGGTCTCTTTAATTGCAGCTTGCAAAAAGAGCTCGAATAGCAAAACCAATACTAACCCAACTGAACCATCAAAAATAGGTACTACCCTGCAATTGGTACAGGATTCGGTATGGCTATACGCCAAAGAAGATTATTTATGGTTTGACCAGCTGCCAAGCTATGCTAATTTTGGCCCAAGGACCTTTACCGACCCGGATGCACTTACAGCGCTTACTAAAGAATTAGATGCCTTGTCGCAGTATGCCATTAACCCGGCAACCGGTGCAGCCTACGAAAAATCTCTTTATAGTGCAGGAACCGCCAAATATTCCTTTATTGATGACGGTTCAGAATCTGCCGCTTTAAACGGTGTAAAAGGCGATTTTGGTTTTGACGTTCAATATAACCAGTGGAACGATCTGCGCGTTGAGTTTGCCTACGCAGGCTCGCCGGCAGGTATAGCCGGGATCCACCGGGGCGACATGATCACCAGCATAAATGGCAGTACCAAAATAACCTACGACTCAGGCACCTACGGCGATGGCAGCGGTACCAATCTTAATTTTGTAAGCAATGCCATATACAACAGCAAAACCATTACATTAGGGTTAACCCGGACCAACGGCACTACTTATACAGCAAGTTTAAACACAGGCAATTACAATGTAAACCCCATTTTAAAAGACACTGTGGTAACAGATTCTGCCGGCCATAAAGTAGGCTATATTGTTTTTAACAGTTTTGTATCTGACGCGGTGGCTGACCCATTGTTGAATGCAGCATTTGCTGACTTTGCAACTGCAGGCATCAGCGACCTTGTTGTTGACTTACGCTACAACGGTGGCGGTTACGTTTCAACAGCTGAACATATTGACAATTTGCTAGTACCTTCAGCTAAGACAGGATCATTGATGTACAATACCTATTATAACAGCAACCTGGTGGCCGGGAATGATCCTTTACTCCACAACCAATGGAGATCAGGTACACCCGACTACAATTATGCCCAGTTTAGCTATACAGTAGCTGACAATGCGGTAAACTTTGCAAAAGTGGGTTCACTTAATATCAACCGCGTCTTTTTTATCATAACAGGGCAAACGGCCTCTGCAAGCGAGTTGACCATTAATAATTTACGCCCCGAAATGGACGTGCAGCTTATTGGCGAACAGAGCTACGGCAAACCTGTGGGCTTTTTTGACATTGATATAAACAAATATATTATGTTCACGCCGGAATTCTCGGTTCAAAACTCTGCAGGCCAGGGTGGCTATTACCAGGGATTTACCCCAGGCACCGGTGGTTACGCAGGTGTAAACGATTACGATGACCTTACCAAAGACTGGGGCGACCCAACGGAAGGTTTATTGGCCGACGCCCTCAGGTATACCTATAAAAGCACTTACATAAAACCCGCTGGTGCTGTTAAAAACCGTGGCTTAAGCCAGGTTTCATTTGCAGCAGCGGCTCCCAAAAGAAACCTGCTAAACAAACATAAATTTATTGGTATGATCGGAAAGAAAACTTCGCTGCTAAATATTTTGAAGAGAAACAAGTAA
- a CDS encoding HAD family hydrolase, whose product MTYTDIDKRKKAFIFELDNVLYPEKDYLFQVYYLFASLLEYAELMEAKETTDLMINTYNEEGAAFVFDRLKEKLNVDEKYRENLNHLLVTAKLPLKLLLYKNMLNLLQEIVIDRKKVFIVTNGNTEQQLNKIKQTEWHGLEQYLIAYFAEETMPKPEPDVIDQLLRDHNLQRREILMIENSETDRLCADVCGIDYINANDFL is encoded by the coding sequence ATGACTTATACCGACATAGACAAACGTAAAAAAGCATTTATTTTTGAGCTGGACAATGTGCTTTATCCCGAGAAAGACTATTTATTCCAGGTTTATTATCTTTTTGCAAGCCTGCTTGAATACGCGGAACTGATGGAGGCCAAAGAGACAACCGACCTGATGATAAATACGTATAATGAAGAAGGGGCTGCGTTTGTTTTTGACAGGTTGAAAGAAAAGCTGAATGTTGATGAAAAATACCGGGAAAATTTAAACCACTTATTGGTAACAGCCAAGTTGCCTTTAAAGCTGTTGCTTTATAAAAATATGTTAAATTTACTCCAGGAAATTGTTATTGACAGAAAAAAAGTGTTTATTGTGACGAACGGGAATACTGAGCAACAATTAAATAAAATAAAGCAAACAGAGTGGCACGGGCTGGAACAATATTTAATAGCCTATTTTGCTGAAGAGACGATGCCTAAACCTGAACCTGATGTGATCGATCAGTTATTGCGTGATCACAACCTGCAACGACGGGAAATATTGATGATTGAAAACTCCGAAACTGACAGACTTTGTGCAGATGTTTGCGGGATTGATTACATAAACGCCAACGACTTTTTATAA
- a CDS encoding YdeI/OmpD-associated family protein — protein MSPVSKKLHIKPHTNWLFYNAPDNYLSVLEPLPEGVIPVFEAEGSFNGIQLFVKNSGELKAGLTIVSPLLKADTVFWVTYPKKSSGISSDLEMMGSWDEPAKYGLRTVAAASIDETWTAIRLKQEGLAKVSEFRNEAVKKNEYSEFIDLEKRNIIMPPDMHQVVSESPAAMAFYESLSFSNRKEYVVWVLSAKQEKTRNERLGKLNGKLLAGKKNPSEK, from the coding sequence ATGAGCCCCGTTTCAAAAAAACTGCATATTAAACCCCATACAAACTGGCTGTTTTATAATGCGCCGGATAATTATCTTTCTGTACTGGAACCATTGCCCGAAGGCGTTATCCCTGTTTTTGAAGCCGAGGGTAGTTTTAATGGTATCCAGCTGTTTGTAAAAAATAGCGGAGAGCTTAAAGCCGGTTTAACGATTGTTTCACCTTTGCTAAAAGCCGATACTGTTTTCTGGGTCACTTATCCCAAAAAAAGCTCGGGCATTTCATCAGACCTGGAGATGATGGGTAGCTGGGACGAACCCGCCAAATATGGGCTAAGAACCGTAGCCGCTGCAAGTATTGATGAAACCTGGACGGCTATCCGTTTAAAGCAGGAAGGATTGGCGAAAGTGTCAGAATTCCGGAACGAAGCTGTTAAAAAGAACGAATATTCGGAATTTATCGATCTTGAAAAAAGAAACATCATCATGCCGCCTGATATGCACCAGGTGGTGTCAGAATCACCGGCAGCCATGGCATTTTATGAAAGCCTTTCTTTTAGCAATAGAAAAGAGTATGTCGTTTGGGTACTCTCTGCCAAACAGGAAAAAACACGTAATGAACGCCTGGGAAAGCTAAACGGAAAGCTTTTGGCCGGGAAGAAGAATCCTTCAGAGAAGTAG
- a CDS encoding ArsR/SmtB family transcription factor has translation MRRDVFQAIADPTRREIIDLLANNPLNLNAIADNFSISRPAISKQIKILTQCGLVTISRQGREHYCTANLQKFGEVSAWIEKYKVFWNLKLDALGDFLEKEAEINKNFTNKT, from the coding sequence ATGAGACGAGACGTTTTTCAGGCGATTGCCGACCCGACGCGGAGAGAGATTATTGACCTGCTGGCCAACAATCCTTTAAATTTGAATGCTATCGCCGATAATTTCTCCATCAGCCGCCCCGCCATTTCAAAACAGATAAAAATTCTTACCCAGTGCGGTTTGGTTACCATTAGCCGGCAGGGGAGGGAGCATTACTGTACGGCCAACCTGCAAAAATTTGGAGAAGTATCTGCCTGGATTGAAAAATATAAGGTGTTTTGGAATTTGAAACTGGACGCTTTGGGCGATTTTCTTGAAAAGGAGGCTGAAATAAATAAGAACTTCACCAATAAAACCTGA
- a CDS encoding SRPBCC family protein gives MKNEPVVVERTYNAPVKAVWEAITDVEKMQQWYFPMLEEFEPEVGFETRFDVATPGNVYAHIWKIKEVIPFKKISYEWKFGGYPGDSVVSWELFPDGDGTRLVLTHTGIETFRGDLYPDLSRDNFIKGWTDFVGTKLREYVEEQTEE, from the coding sequence ATGAAAAATGAACCGGTTGTAGTTGAGCGCACTTATAACGCGCCTGTTAAGGCAGTATGGGAAGCCATTACCGATGTTGAAAAAATGCAGCAATGGTATTTTCCGATGCTGGAGGAATTTGAACCCGAAGTTGGCTTTGAAACCAGGTTTGATGTGGCAACGCCCGGCAATGTGTATGCGCATATCTGGAAAATTAAGGAAGTTATCCCTTTTAAAAAGATAAGCTATGAGTGGAAGTTTGGCGGATACCCCGGCGATTCGGTTGTTAGCTGGGAATTGTTCCCGGATGGTGACGGAACCAGGCTTGTTTTAACTCATACCGGCATCGAAACTTTTCGCGGCGACCTCTATCCTGACCTGTCAAGGGATAACTTCATTAAAGGGTGGACAGATTTTGTGGGCACTAAGCTTAGAGAATATGTTGAAGAACAAACTGAAGAATAG
- a CDS encoding SRPBCC family protein, with protein METAPFVIERIFNAPAEKVWQAITDRDKMEQWYFKLEAFKPEVGFEFRFSGGPEDRSYLHICVVTEVVPGEKLTHSWRYDGYAGQSYVTWELFPEGDKTKVRLTHTGLETFPEDPDFARTNFAMGWTHIVGTSLAEYLEKE; from the coding sequence ATGGAAACAGCACCTTTTGTAATCGAAAGAATCTTTAATGCCCCGGCAGAAAAAGTATGGCAGGCCATTACCGACAGGGATAAAATGGAACAATGGTATTTTAAGCTTGAGGCATTTAAACCCGAAGTTGGTTTCGAGTTCCGTTTCAGCGGCGGACCCGAGGACCGGAGCTATTTGCACATTTGCGTGGTGACCGAAGTAGTGCCCGGCGAAAAGCTTACGCATAGCTGGCGTTACGATGGTTATGCAGGACAATCTTATGTTACCTGGGAGTTATTTCCTGAAGGCGATAAAACCAAAGTAAGGCTAACGCATACAGGTTTGGAAACTTTTCCGGAAGATCCGGATTTTGCGAGAACAAACTTTGCCATGGGTTGGACGCATATTGTGGGCACATCGTTGGCGGAATACCTGGAAAAGGAGTGA
- a CDS encoding VF530 family protein, with product MAEQPNNPLHGKTLEMVLNALVAHYGWPELGERIRINCFISDPSIKSSLKFLRKTEWARKKVEELYVSTPYLLNN from the coding sequence ATGGCTGAGCAACCCAATAACCCGCTGCATGGTAAAACCCTGGAAATGGTACTGAATGCCCTGGTGGCGCATTACGGCTGGCCCGAATTGGGCGAACGCATCCGCATCAATTGTTTTATCAGCGATCCCAGCATAAAATCGAGCCTGAAATTTCTCCGCAAAACTGAGTGGGCCCGAAAAAAGGTAGAAGAGTTATACGTATCTACTCCCTATTTATTAAACAATTAG